A genomic stretch from Hoplias malabaricus isolate fHopMal1 chromosome 4, fHopMal1.hap1, whole genome shotgun sequence includes:
- the LOC136695531 gene encoding uncharacterized protein, protein MEKGWLLLSRREMLNIFNPFTLRGAVALATTGALIYGIRRGGFSWIWGRKSQNNQDASLNMGVDGYICVGLLDNEANQHSSDHTPLNTESASVAASTSGSNEVDDSNVSSEQPGTSLRPARRTSAWYDLSKRGCTTKPLTAYALATGVHKRQLEARKYRPQVECHIVVIHDPEYEEMVRRFDETTFIGRTYRARGPKILEARTFIFLDEEPESSVKEEMPSTSRQQDVEGSVSGAEESVSSAGVVVAQVLDHPESTSTEQCAPTPATNSRRWKIGSRLRKALRAFSCCSASRDSNSEPEPAVQDEPNQNQGSRTPRRSGGFLRRLFHKRR, encoded by the exons ATGGAGAAAGGTTGGCTATTGTTGTCTCGCAGAGAGATGCTCAACATCTTTAACCCCTTCACGTTAAGGGGTGCCGTGGCTTTGGCCACCACCGGAGCTCTGATCTATGGTATCAGACGCGGTGGCTTTTCCTGGATCTGGGGAAGA AAATCACAAAACAATCAGGATGCTTCCCTGAACATGGGGGTAGATGGCTATATCTGTGTTGGCCTGCTGGACAATGAGGCAAACCAGCACAGTTCAGACCACACCCCTCTGAACACCGAGAGTGCCTCAGTAGCTGCATCAACCTCTGGATCCAATGAGGTTGATGACAGCAACGTCAGCTCTGAGCAGCCTGGTACCAGTCTGCGTCCCGCCAGGAGGACTTCCGCTTGGTACGATTTATCAAAAAGAGGCTGCACGACAAAGCCCCTTACAGCCTACGCTCTCGCTACAGGGGTGCACAAACGACAGCTGGAGGCACGGAAATATAGGCCACAAGTGGAGTGTCATATTGTGGTCATTCATGACCCGGAGTACGAGGAGATGGTGCGGAGGTTTGACGAAACCACATTCATAGGTCGAACCTAtcgtgcgagaggtccgaagaTCTTAGAGGCACGGACCTTTATCTTCTTGGATGAAGAGCCTGAGAGCAGCGTCAAGGAGGAGATGCCTTCAACCAGTCGGCAGCAGGACGTTGAAGGCAGTGTCTCAG GTGCTGAAGAGAGCGTGTCATCGGCAGGAGTAGTGGTGGCTCAAGTTCTTGACCACCCTGAGAGCACCAGCACAGAGCAGTGTGCTCCAACTCCTGCCACAAACAGCAGACGGTGGAAGATTGGCTCCCGTCTGAGGAAGGCATTGAGAGCCTTCAGTTGCTGCTCTGCCTCCAGAGACAGCAACAGTGAACCTGAACCAGCGGTTCAGGACGAGCCCAATCAGAACCAGGGCTCCAGGACGCCTCGAAGATCTGGAGGGTTCCTGAGGAGGCTGTTCCACAAACGGAGATGA